The DNA region agatagatagatagatagatagatagatagatagatctttattgatccccttgggagaaattcaaattgacacaagcAGTATAGTggaaaaaagtagcagcataagagtgaaagtgataaaataaattaaataaaataaaatactatatacagtaaacaatctctgtgtaaatacatctgcaacaaatacatttgcaatatgcagaagttcctgagattatataccTGTGTgtaatgttcctgggattaacatagtaaggacagcatcagtctttttagtgggagtgggaggtgcTGGGAATGTTGTGGTGATCGAGCAAATGTATTGCTTGATATAAACTGTAAGCTTAGGgaaatttgttttcttttgctggAAAATTTggataaattaatataaaatttGGATAAAATGAAAggcaaattaatcaaataaaattgGAAGCCAAGGTTACTGTCGTATTCAGTGAAactaaacaatacatttttcaagAGTAAAGAAAAGTTGGGGTAGATATTGACCATATTTAACACATCATGACAGTTTACTCCACATCCGTACAGTGTGTGAACAAAACCAGAATAAATGTACcagtgtttctctgtgctctccACAAATGGTGCCTCCTTTTCAGTCGACTTTGTAGATAAGAGTGCTTCAGGTAGAACTCTTACATAGCCTACTGTTCAAATACTGAATCATAATTAGTtgctacaccaattcacattcataaattccccatcagtcattaatacatgtttgattagtcttatggggaaaaaagactATTATATATATTCACTATCACAATTTTGGATACTGtggatcacattaggaaaagtccggttaaaagaaatgtgtatagggtgtttttacatctacaaaaatgtaaacatttgaccctgaacagtatgtgagggttcaAGGATATCTCTCTAattttgtttgtgattttttttaaacgtatGTGGCAATAACGACATTTTTTCCCAGCAAATATTTCCATAAATTGTCACTTAATGATATGAATTAATTATAACTAAAATAGACGTGATGGACACCGTGGACACGTGGTCTGAGTTGTTTACCACGTGCTCTGTGCGTCACCTCTAAGCACCGCCGggtggctgctgctgttgttattattgGTGATGTTTTAGGTAACGTTGTTATTTACAGGAGCTGGGGCACAACATATCCCCGCCTCAGGTCTGTCGGAGTGTCAGAGTGGCATTCAGATAACCGGAGCAACCATCTGGTCTCACGGCTCaacactgtctgtctctggtTCCCCAAACACAGCTAGCCAGCTAGCGGCGCAGCAGTGATGGAGTGGCTGGGCAACGGAGCTCCTATTTACCCCGACGGAGAGCCTGGTGGTGACACGGCTTCACCGGGCAGGGGCTGCAACGTTGTTCACCCTCACCAGCAGGTAAGTTTCAGCTCAAGCTAGCCGGCTGCTTGCTGCTTGCTGCTTGCTGCGTCGACCTCACTTTGTAACCACAGAGGTAACTTAGCGCACGTGCTAACAGTGAAGCTAAGTTTGTTTGGGTTGTCATTGAAGTGCCAAGTTTCATACCTTAACCAGCAAGCAATGTGGCTTTTATTCACTAGCGTTACATTTGTTATATGGTCGTCTAGTTTCTAACCTTGACTTAAGTGTAGTTATCGCATCAGCTGGGGAAGATAATATGGGTAACTGTCCTCCTCTTAGTGTGCAGGCTAGAGTCACTGCTAACACACAGTGGTTACTTCAGCTGTATTCCAGTTTTAACATTTAAGGTTATAACATATCACTTTTGCGGTGTCATCTTCCTGTAAGGACATTGCTGAAAAAAGAGCTCACCCACATGCAGGACGGTGAGATCAGAGGCCACAACAGGACACAGTGACGTGACAGCTTTGTGTGAAGGCTGGTTGTTGActaaaaaatgcatttaggTAGTTTACATAATCATTGGATAGATAGGAAACAtgcatttacttattttaaccCTCCCACCCTGTTCAATTACAGCATGTCATCAAACCTTAAAAGCTGATGGCCTAAATTAACTTGATGACTCAGTGACTGGGGAGCATGGAAGTGTCAGCTGTTCAGTCCCAGGACAGAGATTCCTACCGTGGAAAAATGACGTAGAATAGTTGGGGCTAAAATGAGGATTAAGATTTCGAATTTAAAGTTAAGCTCCTGGGTGATGAGAGATATGTAGAGTAAACCTAATCCCTCTCTTCGCAGGGGGACGTTGTTGTGACCTCCTCTTACGGGGGCTGTTTCATACTCAAACTTGGTGGAGACAGATTGTGACATTAAAATGCACAACCACAGGATTCTAGTGTATACATTTGGAAATTGGTGTCCTAATATTTAAATCTTAAAGTTTTGATCCAGCAGGACTTTCTTTTAAGTGTATGCTCTCCTCTAAGCTTCACAAAGTATGGGTTGTTCATTTGACTCGAGTTACCGACAGtatgtttctttgcttttcgTCTTTGTCATGtcagacatcatcatcatcacactttTGTGATGGTGCCATGGAGTCACTATGTCAGAGCCAGCAGCGTCGTGTGAAGGCCTCTATCGTGTCCAGCTGGACACTGGCTGAGGCCCAGGACCGGCTATGTTCTCTAGGTGTCCACAGCTCCGAGTCCGTGGAGCAGGAACGCGCTCGGACTCTGGTCTGCCCCACagaactcacacacactgaggaggAGTGGCGCCGCAAGGAGAATATGCTCGGGGGTCAGGAACCCAGCCGCAGTCCGGTACTCGGAGCTGTCAGAAGCTGGGATGTTTTTGATAAAGTAAGTGTGGgggaaataaaactaaaaggaaTCACGAATGCAAACACAACTCCtatctttatttaaagttttcaagAGATCCAGTTACATTGtgttcttttctcttcattaacattttcttaacttatttttctgtattatgCACATGTAGTGACACCACCAGCACTCAGTTaaagttttctctctcttccagaGTATCATCAATGTACAACATCAAGCTGTAGAAATGGATCAGGACAAACGCAAGACGTTTCTCCAAAAGTATGAGCAAGAGCTCAGGCATTTTGGTAAGTGGTATGTCAAATCAGAAATGGCTAATAAGAACTGTCGCAAGGCTCcaatttgttttcagtttaatgaaatataatcttTTAGCCATACAACTCATGTGTGTACTTGAATGATTTTaagttttacacatttcacatgAACACATTCATACTTGACTGTGGTGAAAGAAGGCAAGTCCACAACTGTTTTTCAGCAAACTCCTGGTTTCCTCATGTTTTGAATGTCAGTTCAATTTGGTCCACATCATAATTACTttgtatgtacatttttatagagGCACCACTTCTACTATACCCATAAGCACTAGCCAGCACAGAAGCTTGCACTGTATTAAAGAGTCTATGTGACGGTTTTTACTTTAAACTTTTATTGTACTTGAAATacttttattataacttttatataacTCTTTTTATCTTAAAACATAGAGGCTGATTGTGCTCATTGATTTTGCTCTCTGACCTGTGTGATAAAATTCCTTCTGGATAATAATTAAATTGAAAGTTGGAATACAAAATGCAGGGTACCCAATTTATTGCATGGAAGCAGGAAGTTCTGGATAGTTTACAACCATTAGAAAACAGGCAATGctggtcaactgcttggaagaaTTGCACAacttaattaaaacaacaattagaACAAGTGCCTTATAATACCATGACTGTGGTTGTCATGTGCTTCCTGTAAACATATCTGACATATTTAATCAACCTagtaacacactcacaaaacaGTTGCATATGTTGCAAGAGATAACATGTTGCCCACTCAGTCTTGTATGAATAAGCTACTAATAAGCTTTATCTCTGCAGACAAATAAGCATTTTGGGTACCATTAGTATCAGTTTGTCTTCTGTGTACTAACCACATAATAAGAGCACTACAGTgaattttaaatgtgctttgagGATATTATCCTCAAAGCACATTTATGGTCATATGGTTCTTTTAAAAGTCACTGTAGTGCTCTTTTTAATATCATTCCTCACAACATTTATCGCTGTCAGGTTCACTCATGGTTCTTTTGAAAGTCTTCAGAGGACCTAATCTAATATGCTTCGTGTCCATTCGTCAGGTATGTTGCGGAGATGGGACGACAGTCAGCGATTCCTTGCAGACATGCCTCAGCTCATCTGTGAGGAAACAGCCAACTTTTTAATTCTATGGTGCATCAGACTACAGCAAGAAAGGGTAATGTACTTAGTCTATTCCTCTCAACTTGTCAAACTAGAAAAGCTGTGTAAACAACAAACTGCATGCCCGAGCATGTGCACTGATATCTACAGACAATCAAAATGCCGTTTTTGTAGTTGCGTAAACAGCACCGGTCACTTtgattaaaacagcattttttcacAGAATACATTTCATCCTGTCCtggtaggaaaagcacaggtgttactaataacagtAACAACGAGTCTCTtgtattcaagtgtcccagtaagccatgacagtgagccagcatgtaCAATAGCACAATACTGAAACTGCTAAATTGAATTCATCCATCTTTCATTTTGTGCCAGTACATCATTCATTTTCCCTTCTGTGCTTTTCCTATTGAGTCAACAGAGTTGAAATCAGTGAGGCTGCAtgcatactctctctctctctctctcacacacacacacacacacacacacacacacacagagacaatgacaatgacaatgacTTGAGAAAACGAGAGGCAGCATTTCTTATGTATCAAAGTGTCAAATAGGTTCAACAGTTCTTTCTGTTGACAATGGCCTCACCTGTTTGCCAGTCCAATATGTGGGTCCTActtttagatagatagatagatcctttattatcattgtcacaagtacaacaaaatgtaaagtgaaatacataaaaaaaacacaactcaatatacaagtgtgtgtgtgataatgcaaaaataataaaaacaacattatatgGAAGAGTTTCTTCCGAAAGAGATcctttgaggaaaaaaagtagCTCAATCAGTATTTCCTCTGTTTTCGGATAAAAATCTTTCACATGTTCATTTTGAAACAAATTTTAAACTAATGCAGTTTCACACAATGTGATGATAGGTGTTGGAAATCCAGAATTGACCACGGTGCTGTCAGGACCAACATGTACCATATATTACTCCATAGATGTTGAGTTTTCAATTATTCACTAAAtgttagattttaaaaagtgcttgATGATGTGTGGACAGCTAAAGAGGTTAAAGTTGTGTCCTGTTAAGACCCTCCCGAAAAAAAtcgttttatttttgttctgcAGAAAGAAGCTCTAATGGAGCAGGTGGCGCACCAAGCTGTTGTCATGCAGTTCATCCTGGAGATGGCCTCAAACTCCCAGCAGGATCCTAGAGGCTGCTTTAGACAGTTCTTCCACAAAGCCAAAGTAAGGCATCCATATGTGATAGATACTGTATGTACCGTACTGTTCTACCTGTGGCTATTAACCACTGTATGTACCAACATGATTTAACACAGTTTACGGTTCCATCCTTAAGTATTTATTAATGCGGTGCAGACAGGTGCTGTGTACTTTAAGCAATGCCGTGCTACGTTTTCCTAACAGCCGTTGTCTCTGTTGCTGTGTAGGAAGGACAAGACGTCTACTTAGAAGTCTTCCATACAGAGCTCGAGGCCTTCAAATACAGACTGAAAGACTACGCTGTGAAGTGTAAAGGTGATACACCCAACAACACTGAACAGCAGAGTACTGACACACGCTACAGACTCGCCCCCAAAGAAGCCCAGGACTCTTTACCTCCAGTAAGTGTTTCTACTTGACTTTGCTcctaagtaaaacatttttgtagagAAACCAGTAAAAGCTGTGTagatgtaaatgtgtaaaaattgtTAATCTGCTATAATGTGTGTGGTTACTTATTACTTTTAGTTATTATGTCTTATTAAAGGCCAAATTGGTTGGATATGCACACTCAATTACCCTAGATGGCACCATTGAGCTGTTGTATGTGTTAGTCGTCTGGTAAATGAGACTGCTAATGTTTTCTTTCAGCTGGCTGCTGGATTTTAAGTGTCAACTCTATTCCTTAATGTCACACAGTAtaatcattttcacatttgcttggtcatgtttgttttttaatctcgGCAGGATAGTTATTTTGACATATTAGTGTCATTTTCTAcattatttgaaaatgtcttgGTAGCTGCGCATGTGACATCGTGGCACGGTTAACTGGCATGAAAACAtgtgtagggttagggtctcTCCATCGTTTCTCATGAATGTTAACAATAAtacaaagcaagaaaagaaatagagaaaacaCTTGTGTACACAGTTACCACTTGTGTACATAGCTCCTGTGAGATTGTAACTTCACCTCACACTGTAAGCCAATATCACCAGACACAGGAACAGTTAATTCCACCTCATCCTCACACTTATGAGCAGTAACCCTGAACACTGTAATACCCCACTGTACCTACAAATcatgtacttttattttaatgtaaatcaaAATGATGTTATAATTGAGACCAGACAGCCTTTTGTCCTGTGTTGCGTTTTTCCTTCATCTGAAACGTCAAACTCCTCCCACGCAGTAGACATTTGGCAGAATAttctcatttttgtttaatctgtctTTTCACATGTTTGCTGGGAGTGTGATAGCTCAAACTAAAACCTGATAAGTCAGCAGTGCATAACAGAAAAGAACATAATTCCAATTTCTCAGGTATCACATATTCagttacagcagcaaaaacaaacacagcagtttTACGGCCCCTTTGTGAATATTGTGCCTTTTTCAATCTCACAGTCTCAAGCTTCAGGCAGTCATGATAATCACAGAGATATTAGAGGAGAATATTAAGGCCTAcaggtgatgttacactgtcagctgcaacacaccATTATATTggacagagtgagagaaatTAGAAGTTGCTGCACCAAaatatgccagaaaaaaatcatgaaataaaaaacaaacaaacaaacctgtcAGTAAATTTTaactaataattaattaaatatatttgtagtTCAAACAAGTGTTCCTCCCCTTTGAAGAAAGGCAGAGATGATCTATTCATGACtcatacatttcatttatacCTAACAGAAAATTCTGCGTACGAGAAGATTGATGAATGCCACAAATGATCTTAAATCATTCGTATGTGTATTTTGAGAACAAATCTGTTAGCACACAtgcttcttgcatgaggccccATGTTTTGCATTGGTGGAGTATATGACATCACAAACTAATTACTGTATAGACAATGTGTGAAGGAGGTTTTTACTTGAGATAGATATTTCACTGTTTAGATTAAGTAAACTTGTGGAGGCTGCCACAGACTAAACTCTAAAATCATGAGCCTGGATAGTGATCTTGTTTGAAAGCCTTTTGTAAAACGCAGTGAATGAATCCTCCTCCCCCTGTTGGCCTCTCGGCTTGACTAGCTGCCAAACAGCTACtcggagaaaagaaaaagacctccccctcccctctcacAGGGGAAAGATGGCTATCCAGGAATGCGATTGAGTTTTGTTGAAACTGACGCTAGGCTCCCCTGGTCCTGCTTTTGGAGATGTGCTGTTTTCTTCCCATAGCATCTTTCTTCACTTCAATTTGAAGTCCAGATTTATCTCTGAGGAGCAATTACAAGTGCATATGGATGTGAAAAAACAGTTGTTCTGAAGAAAAAGCCGTTCAGATTTGTGTTGATTCATGGCAAAATCTTCATAGAGGAAAATT from Scomber scombrus chromosome 15, fScoSco1.1, whole genome shotgun sequence includes:
- the cdc37l1 gene encoding hsp90 co-chaperone Cdc37-like 1; translated protein: MEWLGNGAPIYPDGEPGGDTASPGRGCNVVHPHQQTSSSSHFCDGAMESLCQSQQRRVKASIVSSWTLAEAQDRLCSLGVHSSESVEQERARTLVCPTELTHTEEEWRRKENMLGGQEPSRSPVLGAVRSWDVFDKSIINVQHQAVEMDQDKRKTFLQKYEQELRHFGMLRRWDDSQRFLADMPQLICEETANFLILWCIRLQQERKEALMEQVAHQAVVMQFILEMASNSQQDPRGCFRQFFHKAKEGQDVYLEVFHTELEAFKYRLKDYAVKCKGDTPNNTEQQSTDTRYRLAPKEAQDSLPPQVADYSMKRCLEEGLWTSTGRWTKEEATETDDIRMMETS